Within Candidatus Francisella endociliophora, the genomic segment CTTTTAGAGATGCAGAGATTATAGCTCCATCTAATAAGCTAACTTTTAGGTTTTTAAATACTTCAGTGTTTATAGTTACACTTTTTGCATCATCATACTTAGAAAAGTCAGTTTTTACAGCAAGAGTGTTTTTTGCTTCAGATTTTGCTATACTGGTGGTTGTAGTTTTATCATCTGTATCGCTGTAGTGACTATTATCTTTTTGGACTTCAGAAGTTTGTTGTTTGCTATCGTTTGAAGGGAAAGTTTGCTCCCATCTTCCCATTAGCGAGATAAACATTATTGCTATAGTAACTAGCAGCAATATTCTTATATGATTAGCTTTCATTATTTATTTTAACCTTTTTTGTTTTTGCAGGGACTGGGTCAAAGTAGTCTCGTTTTGAAAGTGGGTGACACCTCAAAAGTCTACTAGTAGTTAAATACAATCCTTTTAGTATACCATGAGATTTTAAAGCTTCTAGAGCATATTCTGAACAAGTTGGATAATATCTGCATCTGGCAGGTATAAAAGGGCTTACACAGTAGCGATAAAATTTGATAAGAAGAATGAAAGGAGTTGTTATGCTCCTTTTAAAAAATCTTGAAATCTTGCTATAGATTGCCACAATTCTTCCTTAGTTGCTTGAGATGCTGATTTTTTGC encodes:
- the yidD gene encoding membrane protein insertion efficiency factor YidD, giving the protein MAIYSKISRFFKRSITTPFILLIKFYRYCVSPFIPARCRYYPTCSEYALEALKSHGILKGLYLTTSRLLRCHPLSKRDYFDPVPAKTKKVKINNES